The following coding sequences are from one Deinococcus betulae window:
- the recD2 gene encoding SF1B family DNA helicase RecD2, translated as MSAAPPTEAFRVSGGVNKVRFRAESGFTVMSARIRNTEGEDPDATVIGVMPPLEAGDTFSADVLMEEHREYGYQYRVVNMVLEAQPADLTEAGVAAYLEARVGGVGKVLAGRIAKTFGPGTFDILESDPQRLLQVPGVTQSTLHKMVQSWSQQGLERRLLAGLQGLGLSISQAQRAVKHFGEAALERLEADLFALTEVEGIGFVTADKLWQAAGGTGDDPRRLTAAAVYALQQAAQQGGHSYLPRGRAEKGVAHYTRVTPAQARLAVDTAVELGRLSDDTPPLLATEDALHDPSRIYLPPVLRAEKKLAGLIRTLLATPPAGTDWTVPKGAAKGLSAEQASVLDLLEDNRLVVLTGGPGTGKSTTTRAVADLAEKLGLEVGLCAPTGKAARRLGEVTGRTASTIHRLLGYGPAGFRHNHLEPAPYDLLIVDEVSMCGDGLMLSLLSAVPPGARVLLVGDTDQLPPVDAGLPLHALTQVAPTVRLTQVYRQAAQNPIIRAAHELLHGQAPAWGDPRLNLTETEPDVGARRVALLVRDLGGPAQVQVLTPMRKGPLGVEMLNQHLQSLFNPGEGGVRIADGQARPGDVVVQTKNDYTNEVFNGTVGTVLKEGSGRLTVDFDGNVVELAGAELFNLQLGYALTVHRAQGSEWGTVLGVLHEAHMPMLSRNLVYTALTRARERFFAVGSGSAWAKAAGRQREERHTALLERIRGK; from the coding sequence ATGTCTGCCGCCCCCCCCACCGAGGCTTTCCGCGTGTCTGGCGGCGTCAATAAGGTGCGCTTTCGCGCCGAATCCGGCTTCACGGTCATGTCGGCGCGCATCCGCAACACCGAGGGCGAGGACCCCGACGCCACCGTCATCGGCGTGATGCCTCCACTGGAAGCCGGGGATACCTTCAGCGCCGATGTGCTAATGGAAGAACACCGCGAGTACGGTTATCAGTACCGCGTCGTGAACATGGTGCTGGAGGCCCAGCCGGCTGACCTGACGGAGGCCGGGGTGGCGGCCTATCTGGAAGCTCGCGTGGGTGGCGTGGGCAAGGTGCTCGCCGGGCGCATTGCCAAGACCTTTGGGCCAGGCACCTTCGACATTCTGGAGTCCGACCCACAGCGCCTCTTGCAGGTGCCGGGGGTGACGCAAAGCACCCTGCACAAGATGGTGCAGAGCTGGTCGCAGCAGGGTCTGGAGCGGCGCCTGCTGGCGGGGTTGCAGGGGCTGGGCCTCAGCATCTCGCAGGCGCAGCGGGCGGTGAAACATTTCGGGGAAGCGGCTCTGGAACGTCTGGAGGCCGACCTCTTTGCCCTCACCGAGGTCGAAGGCATCGGCTTTGTAACGGCCGACAAGCTGTGGCAGGCGGCGGGCGGCACGGGCGACGACCCCCGGCGCCTGACCGCCGCCGCCGTGTACGCGCTCCAGCAGGCCGCGCAGCAGGGGGGCCACAGTTATCTGCCGCGTGGCCGGGCCGAGAAGGGGGTGGCGCATTACACCCGTGTGACCCCCGCTCAGGCCCGTCTGGCCGTGGACACCGCCGTGGAACTGGGCCGCCTGTCCGACGACACCCCGCCCCTGCTGGCCACCGAGGACGCGCTGCACGATCCCAGCCGTATCTACCTGCCGCCGGTGCTGCGCGCCGAGAAGAAGCTGGCCGGTCTGATCCGCACCTTGCTGGCGACCCCGCCCGCCGGCACCGACTGGACGGTGCCCAAGGGGGCAGCCAAGGGGCTCTCGGCCGAACAGGCCAGCGTGCTCGACCTCCTCGAAGACAACCGCCTGGTTGTGCTGACGGGCGGTCCCGGCACTGGCAAAAGCACGACCACCCGCGCGGTGGCGGACCTGGCAGAGAAACTGGGCCTGGAGGTCGGTTTGTGCGCTCCCACCGGCAAAGCCGCCCGCCGCTTGGGCGAAGTGACGGGACGCACCGCCAGCACCATTCACCGTCTCCTGGGCTACGGCCCGGCGGGCTTCCGGCACAATCACCTGGAACCGGCGCCCTATGACCTGCTGATCGTGGACGAGGTCAGCATGTGCGGCGACGGCCTGATGCTCTCACTGCTCTCGGCGGTGCCGCCAGGTGCGCGGGTTCTGCTGGTGGGCGACACCGACCAATTGCCCCCGGTGGACGCGGGGCTGCCCCTGCACGCCCTGACGCAAGTGGCCCCCACTGTGCGCCTGACGCAGGTGTACCGTCAGGCGGCGCAGAATCCGATTATCCGCGCGGCCCACGAACTGCTGCACGGGCAGGCGCCCGCGTGGGGTGACCCCCGCCTAAACCTGACCGAGACCGAGCCGGATGTGGGCGCCCGCCGCGTGGCGCTGCTGGTGCGCGACCTGGGCGGCCCGGCGCAGGTGCAGGTGCTGACCCCCATGCGCAAGGGGCCGCTGGGCGTCGAGATGCTCAACCAACACCTGCAAAGCCTCTTTAACCCCGGCGAGGGCGGCGTGCGGATTGCCGACGGTCAGGCCCGCCCTGGCGACGTGGTGGTGCAGACCAAGAACGACTACACCAACGAGGTGTTTAACGGCACGGTGGGCACGGTGCTCAAGGAAGGCAGTGGCCGCCTGACCGTGGATTTTGACGGCAACGTGGTGGAACTGGCCGGCGCCGAACTGTTCAACCTGCAACTGGGCTACGCCCTGACCGTTCACCGCGCGCAGGGCAGCGAGTGGGGCACGGTGCTGGGCGTGCTGCACGAGGCCCATATGCCTATGCTGAGCCGCAATCTGGTCTATACCGCCCTGACCCGCGCCCGTGAGCGGTTTTTTGCAGTGGGATCAGGCAGCGCCTGGGCCAAAGCGGCAGGCCGCCAGCGTGAGGAAAGGCATACAGCCCTTCTGGAACGTATTCGCGGAAAATAA
- a CDS encoding tetratricopeptide repeat-containing glycosyltransferase produces MAQRICLNMIVKNEAHVIRRCLESVRPLITDWLIVDTGSTDGTQALIQDLMSDLPGGLVERPWVNFAHNRTEALNLAPADVDYLLFIDADEEMVVSPGFELPQLTDDAYMLPVQFGGTHYLRLQLARRSLPWRWEGVLHEHLTGADPYTRGELQGVYTVPRPEGARSLDPDKYKKDALVLEEALKQDPRNSRYVFYLAQSYRDAQQPEQALSTYERRASMGGWPEEVWYSQYQMARLRDTLGRPWPEVMATYLEAYQTQPARAETLYRIGMHYQHLKAFATAHLFLSQAATLPALPDFLFAEHEIYQFHARLEAAVAEYYLGRHADALTRYDDLLRDPNLPPRIQTLIRQNQAFSHKALGLVLT; encoded by the coding sequence ATGGCACAGCGCATCTGCCTGAATATGATTGTCAAGAACGAGGCCCACGTCATCCGCCGGTGTCTGGAATCGGTGCGCCCCCTAATTACCGACTGGCTGATTGTGGACACTGGCAGCACGGACGGCACCCAGGCCCTCATTCAGGACCTCATGAGCGATTTGCCGGGCGGCCTGGTCGAACGCCCCTGGGTCAACTTTGCCCACAACCGCACCGAGGCGCTGAATCTGGCGCCAGCCGATGTGGACTACCTGCTATTTATAGATGCCGATGAAGAAATGGTGGTCAGCCCCGGCTTCGAGTTGCCGCAGCTGACCGACGACGCCTACATGCTGCCGGTGCAGTTTGGTGGCACCCACTACCTGCGTCTTCAGCTGGCCCGCCGCAGCCTTCCCTGGCGCTGGGAAGGCGTGCTGCACGAACACCTGACCGGCGCCGATCCATACACACGCGGCGAACTTCAGGGGGTGTACACCGTCCCTCGACCGGAAGGCGCGCGGTCCCTTGACCCCGACAAGTACAAAAAAGACGCTCTGGTGCTGGAAGAAGCGCTGAAACAGGACCCACGCAACAGCCGGTACGTGTTTTACCTGGCCCAGTCGTACCGGGACGCGCAGCAGCCGGAGCAGGCGCTGAGCACCTACGAGCGGCGCGCCAGCATGGGCGGCTGGCCCGAGGAGGTCTGGTATTCGCAGTACCAGATGGCCCGCCTGCGCGACACCCTGGGCCGCCCCTGGCCAGAAGTGATGGCCACTTACCTGGAGGCGTACCAGACGCAGCCGGCCCGCGCCGAGACCCTGTACCGCATTGGCATGCATTACCAGCACCTCAAGGCATTCGCGACCGCCCATCTGTTTCTCTCGCAGGCGGCCACGCTGCCCGCTTTGCCCGACTTTCTGTTTGCCGAACACGAGATCTATCAATTTCACGCCCGGCTGGAAGCGGCGGTGGCCGAGTATTACCTGGGGCGGCACGCCGACGCCCTGACCCGGTACGACGACCTGCTGCGCGACCCCAACCTCCCGCCACGAATCCAGACCCTGATTCGCCAGAACCAGGCGTTCAGTCACAAGGCGCTGGGACTGGTGCTGACCTAG
- a CDS encoding diguanylate cyclase: MRLRRLLFVYQIPLWACLLLAFACVLGALDARVKATTQASQTRAQLEGINTLLLHTLDMETGVRGYVVAGDPVFLEPYREAVAALPGDFAALRQLFADPSLGVTVQANRTASLARIEALVTRWQQDVGAPEIEARQRSAAAAQALVKSQRGKRLLDTVRREVAALNASQTASLRRYEAEAVRQLRTLRWTLYSSAGLLLLLSFISTLAGANVLVRHLQALTGGAQRVTSGAEQITVPERGPAELRTLARTFNDMGGRLHAARQAAEAGAAQLTGRNDWMRRLGDLSDALQAARSLDEGARILERALPALLPGTRGTLSHHNASRNLLVPVMTWGAEVAAPMPPDHCWALRRGEMQTPEAREFSPGCPGAGGQYVCLPLFSHGETLGLLRVDSLDGQALSTETRQLLPGVARQVALALASLRLQDRLLQQSIRDPLTGLFNRRQLEDQLSHHVALAQSGGQPLSLLALDIDHFKRLNDTFGHEAGDAALVRVSAVLRDHAPAGSTPARPGGEEFALLLPGTDLGGAEALAERVRAAVAALNLSHAGINLGQVTVSLGVAELAPGQATPAHLTGAADQALYAAKRSGRNRVMSAAPLATPA; encoded by the coding sequence ATGAGGCTGCGCCGCCTGCTGTTCGTGTATCAGATCCCTCTGTGGGCGTGTCTGCTGCTGGCGTTTGCCTGTGTGCTGGGCGCCCTGGACGCCCGCGTGAAAGCCACCACGCAGGCCTCGCAAACCCGTGCGCAGCTGGAAGGAATTAACACGTTGCTGCTGCACACCCTGGATATGGAAACCGGTGTGCGTGGTTATGTGGTGGCGGGCGACCCTGTCTTTCTGGAGCCCTACCGGGAAGCAGTGGCGGCGCTGCCCGGCGATTTTGCGGCCCTGCGTCAGCTGTTTGCCGACCCCTCGTTGGGCGTCACGGTGCAGGCCAACCGCACAGCCTCGCTGGCCCGCATCGAGGCGCTGGTCACCCGCTGGCAGCAGGACGTGGGGGCGCCTGAAATTGAGGCCCGGCAGCGCAGCGCCGCCGCCGCCCAGGCACTGGTCAAAAGTCAGCGGGGCAAACGGCTGCTGGACACGGTGCGCCGCGAGGTGGCGGCCCTGAATGCCAGCCAGACCGCCAGTCTGCGCCGCTATGAAGCCGAGGCCGTGCGGCAGCTGCGGACCCTGCGATGGACGCTGTACAGTTCGGCGGGCCTGCTGCTGCTGCTGAGCTTCATCAGCACTCTGGCCGGTGCGAACGTTCTGGTACGGCACCTTCAGGCCCTGACAGGCGGGGCGCAGCGCGTGACCAGTGGCGCCGAGCAGATCACCGTGCCCGAGCGCGGCCCCGCTGAGCTGCGGACCCTGGCCCGCACCTTTAACGACATGGGTGGGCGCCTCCATGCCGCGCGCCAGGCCGCCGAGGCAGGGGCCGCGCAGCTGACCGGGCGCAACGACTGGATGCGCCGCCTGGGCGACCTGAGTGACGCCCTGCAAGCCGCCCGGAGTCTCGACGAGGGCGCGCGCATTCTGGAACGCGCCCTGCCAGCGCTGCTGCCGGGCACACGCGGCACCTTGTCACACCACAATGCGTCCCGGAATCTGCTGGTGCCGGTCATGACCTGGGGCGCCGAGGTCGCGGCCCCCATGCCCCCCGACCACTGCTGGGCGCTGCGGCGCGGCGAGATGCAAACCCCCGAGGCCCGGGAGTTCTCGCCGGGTTGTCCGGGGGCGGGCGGGCAATATGTGTGCCTGCCTCTGTTTTCCCACGGCGAAACGCTGGGGCTGCTGCGGGTGGACAGCCTAGATGGTCAGGCCCTGAGCACCGAAACGCGGCAGCTGCTGCCTGGCGTGGCCCGGCAGGTAGCCCTGGCCCTGGCCAGCCTGCGTCTGCAAGACCGCCTGCTCCAGCAGTCCATCCGCGACCCGCTGACCGGGCTGTTTAACCGCCGCCAGTTGGAAGATCAGCTCTCGCACCACGTTGCCCTGGCCCAGAGCGGCGGCCAGCCCCTGAGCCTGCTGGCCCTGGACATCGACCACTTCAAGCGCCTGAACGACACCTTCGGCCACGAGGCCGGAGACGCGGCGCTGGTGCGGGTCAGCGCGGTGCTGCGGGACCACGCGCCGGCGGGCAGCACACCCGCGCGCCCCGGCGGCGAGGAGTTTGCCCTATTGCTGCCCGGGACGGACCTGGGCGGAGCCGAAGCCCTGGCCGAGCGGGTGCGCGCCGCTGTGGCCGCCCTGAACCTCAGCCATGCGGGCATCAATCTGGGGCAGGTGACCGTGTCGCTGGGCGTGGCGGAACTGGCGCCGGGACAGGCCACGCCCGCACACCTGACGGGCGCCGCCGACCAGGCGCTGTACGCCGCCAAGCGCAGCGGCCGCAACCGGGTGATGAGCGCGGCGCCGCTGGCCACCCCCGCCTGA
- a CDS encoding metallophosphoesterase family protein has product MRVLHTADFHAGRSLRGFDRTPEVHEALIEIAGLARSERADVVLVSGDLFDTGNPSADAEHAVFDFFLRLRDAGVPSVVIAGNHDSAARLNSVTGLLGWVGVQVVAQPSANPAEMVRTVQTRGGESLVVGALPHLSERRLVKAADLLGGDTGAWRQKYREGMGFFLRRLGEGFRPGSVNMLMAHATLDGAVPSGSERTLQFDLTNSYTLSGLQLPAGAQYVALGHIHKPQQVGEAPPAYYSGSVIQLDFGEGGEKKQVNLVEVEAGRPARVHALPLASGRELRTIRVDLAQVEHRLGTLGSFTGLLKVVVRAPAGTALPGLKDRVLKLAPTTLAVDLDAAQDDLVTPDLKREGLSLLELYERYHREKRGELPSDLRAAFREADEAALLEEA; this is encoded by the coding sequence ATGCGCGTACTTCATACCGCTGATTTCCATGCGGGCCGTTCTCTACGGGGCTTTGACCGCACCCCCGAGGTCCACGAGGCGCTGATCGAAATTGCCGGCCTGGCCCGCAGCGAGCGTGCCGACGTGGTGCTGGTCTCCGGGGACCTCTTCGACACGGGCAACCCTTCTGCGGACGCGGAACACGCGGTGTTCGACTTTTTTCTGCGCCTGCGCGACGCGGGCGTTCCCAGCGTGGTCATTGCCGGGAACCATGACAGCGCCGCCCGCCTGAATTCGGTGACGGGCCTCCTGGGCTGGGTAGGCGTGCAGGTCGTGGCGCAGCCCAGCGCCAACCCGGCCGAGATGGTCCGCACAGTGCAGACGCGGGGCGGCGAGAGCCTGGTGGTGGGCGCGCTGCCCCACCTCTCCGAGCGGCGGCTGGTCAAGGCGGCCGACCTGCTGGGCGGCGACACGGGCGCCTGGCGGCAGAAATACCGCGAGGGCATGGGCTTTTTCCTGCGCCGCCTGGGCGAGGGCTTTCGGCCGGGCAGCGTGAACATGCTGATGGCCCACGCCACCCTGGACGGCGCCGTGCCCAGCGGCTCCGAGCGCACCCTGCAATTTGACCTGACCAACAGCTACACCCTGTCGGGGCTGCAGCTGCCAGCCGGAGCGCAGTATGTAGCGCTGGGCCACATCCATAAGCCGCAGCAGGTGGGCGAGGCCCCGCCCGCTTACTACTCCGGCAGCGTCATTCAGCTGGATTTTGGTGAGGGCGGCGAGAAAAAGCAGGTCAACCTGGTTGAGGTCGAGGCCGGGCGCCCGGCGCGCGTGCACGCCCTGCCGCTGGCCAGTGGCCGCGAACTGAGAACCATTCGCGTGGACCTGGCGCAGGTCGAGCACCGCCTGGGCACCCTGGGGAGTTTCACTGGCCTGCTGAAGGTTGTGGTGCGGGCGCCTGCGGGCACCGCCCTGCCAGGCCTGAAAGACCGCGTGCTGAAACTGGCCCCCACCACCCTGGCTGTGGACCTGGACGCCGCCCAGGACGACCTCGTGACCCCAGATCTGAAACGCGAGGGCCTGAGCCTGCTGGAACTGTACGAGCGCTACCACCGCGAGAAGCGCGGCGAGTTGCCGAGTGACCTGCGCGCCGCCTTCCGCGAGGCCGATGAAGCGGCGCTGCTGGAGGAAGCGTGA
- a CDS encoding AAA family ATPase, with protein MRPLTLDLQGFTAFRQPTSLDLGDLELFALVGPTGSGKSSLLDAMTFALYGQTARLGAAGLDALISQGERGLSVSLTFEIGGAVYRASRTKGRKQAENEVRFERRDEDGRWTNLSDGGAKGISERIRRVVGLDFKTFARSVMLPQGEFSKVLHGTGKERQALLGELTGLDHVAAMQRVASDRAKELKHQTTSLNAVLAGEYEGVTLEAAAALRAEREAVSFEAERLTDERERLNTRQTRLREQERVFRAREDAARRLQALEARAASVQAGAERAGQARRVAAVLPLLDAAERARIAADREAGEARGAWAAAQAAQTRAEQAEAALTAAQAQDARIPDLEARAETLRGAEDDAARLRRAGGTPQTTHAQPLPWDEDAFLVAREGAQKAEKNRQERVQLEAQRAALQADRARQDLETAQIGTLEAEQGRVEREGKAAKAELDGADTALREAQVTAGVAAYRTHLHLGEPCPLCEQPVMVLPTGEVPDLSALERQAAALRAALDGRRLRYKEIGLELGALRRATEARAATLRDWEEGIAARETDLRAAEALVAGDPAAQAARLLAGLAARVRAAGPDPARARQATLHDIAAIRQQLQAAQGTLARAEAEASAAQATLRGVQSGAARRAQEAAEATAALATALAGLGLDAPQARAAALPEAEVAALEEAARSYSASRAQLREAVADLDRQLGAAPFDPAELSQVARDLTATDAALTVARERAGQLAEQERALRERLERKADIEARALAASRTFDTWQTLAGSLKANEFQQFLLAEVEAQLLTRAGLLLHDISDGRYRLALQGGDYVVQDLWNAGEVRGVKTLSGGETFLASLSLAIALSDYLAGNKVLGALFLDEGFGTLDPQALEAVAGALENLRTQGRMVGVVTHVESLSERLPSRLLVTKSVAGSSVQRLEG; from the coding sequence ATGCGCCCGCTAACACTCGACCTCCAGGGCTTCACAGCCTTTCGGCAGCCCACCTCGCTGGACCTGGGCGACCTGGAACTGTTTGCGCTGGTCGGCCCCACCGGCAGCGGCAAAAGCAGCCTGCTGGACGCCATGACCTTTGCGCTGTACGGGCAGACGGCCCGGCTGGGCGCGGCGGGGCTGGACGCGCTGATTTCTCAGGGTGAGCGGGGGCTGTCGGTTAGTCTGACGTTTGAGATAGGCGGCGCCGTCTACCGCGCGTCACGCACCAAGGGGCGCAAGCAGGCCGAGAACGAGGTGCGCTTTGAGCGCCGGGACGAAGATGGCCGCTGGACCAACCTGTCTGACGGCGGGGCCAAGGGCATCAGCGAACGGATTCGGCGCGTGGTGGGCCTGGATTTCAAGACCTTTGCCCGCAGCGTCATGCTGCCGCAGGGCGAGTTCTCGAAGGTGCTGCACGGCACCGGCAAGGAACGTCAGGCGCTGCTGGGCGAGCTGACCGGCCTGGACCATGTGGCCGCCATGCAGCGGGTGGCCTCTGACCGCGCCAAAGAACTGAAGCATCAGACCACCAGCCTGAATGCCGTGCTGGCCGGCGAATACGAGGGGGTGACCCTGGAAGCGGCGGCGGCCCTGCGCGCCGAGCGCGAGGCCGTGAGCTTTGAGGCCGAGCGCCTCACCGACGAGCGCGAGCGCCTGAACACCCGCCAGACCCGCCTGCGCGAGCAGGAGCGCGTGTTCCGGGCCCGCGAGGACGCCGCGCGCCGCCTTCAGGCGCTGGAGGCCCGCGCCGCCAGCGTGCAGGCCGGCGCCGAACGCGCTGGGCAGGCGCGGCGGGTGGCCGCAGTTCTGCCGCTGCTGGACGCCGCCGAACGCGCCCGCATCGCCGCCGACCGTGAGGCCGGCGAGGCCAGGGGGGCCTGGGCTGCCGCCCAAGCCGCCCAGACCCGCGCCGAGCAGGCTGAAGCCGCCCTGACGGCGGCCCAGGCCCAGGACGCCCGCATTCCGGACCTGGAGGCCCGCGCCGAGACCCTGCGCGGAGCCGAGGACGACGCCGCGCGCCTGCGCCGGGCCGGCGGCACCCCGCAGACCACCCACGCTCAGCCGCTGCCCTGGGATGAGGACGCTTTCCTGGTCGCCCGCGAGGGCGCCCAGAAGGCAGAAAAGAACCGGCAGGAGCGCGTGCAGCTGGAAGCCCAGCGCGCCGCCCTGCAGGCCGACCGGGCCAGACAGGACCTGGAAACGGCACAGATCGGCACCCTGGAAGCCGAGCAGGGCCGCGTGGAGCGGGAGGGCAAGGCAGCCAAAGCCGAGCTGGACGGGGCCGACACGGCCCTCCGCGAGGCGCAGGTGACGGCCGGGGTAGCGGCTTACCGCACCCACCTGCACCTGGGCGAGCCGTGCCCGCTGTGTGAACAGCCCGTCATGGTCCTGCCCACGGGTGAGGTGCCGGACCTGAGCGCCCTGGAACGTCAGGCGGCGGCCCTGCGCGCCGCCCTGGACGGCCGCCGCCTGCGCTACAAAGAGATTGGCCTGGAGCTGGGGGCCCTGCGCCGCGCCACTGAGGCCCGCGCCGCTACCCTACGCGACTGGGAGGAAGGGATAGCGGCCCGCGAAACCGACCTGCGCGCCGCCGAGGCGCTGGTGGCTGGTGACCCGGCGGCGCAGGCCGCGCGGCTCCTCGCGGGGTTAGCGGCGCGGGTACGCGCGGCGGGCCCCGACCCGGCCCGCGCCCGGCAGGCGACCCTGCACGACATCGCCGCCATTCGCCAGCAGCTCCAGGCGGCCCAGGGCACCCTGGCACGCGCCGAGGCCGAAGCCAGCGCTGCGCAGGCCACCCTGCGCGGCGTGCAGAGCGGCGCTGCCCGCCGCGCCCAGGAAGCGGCCGAGGCCACGGCGGCCCTCGCCACCGCGCTGGCGGGCCTGGGGCTGGATGCCCCCCAGGCCCGCGCCGCCGCCCTGCCCGAAGCCGAAGTCGCCGCGCTGGAAGAAGCGGCGCGCAGCTACAGCGCCTCCCGCGCCCAGCTGCGAGAGGCAGTGGCCGACCTGGACCGCCAGCTGGGCGCCGCGCCCTTTGACCCGGCCGAGCTGAGCCAGGTGGCCCGCGACCTGACCGCCACCGACGCGGCCCTGACGGTCGCCCGTGAGCGGGCCGGTCAGCTGGCCGAACAGGAGCGGGCCCTGCGCGAGCGCCTGGAACGCAAGGCCGACATAGAGGCGCGCGCCCTGGCCGCCTCGCGCACCTTTGATACCTGGCAGACCCTGGCCGGCAGCCTCAAGGCCAACGAATTTCAGCAGTTCCTGCTGGCCGAGGTCGAGGCCCAGCTTCTTACCCGCGCGGGGCTGCTGCTGCATGACATCAGCGACGGGCGCTACCGCCTGGCCTTGCAGGGCGGCGACTACGTGGTGCAGGACCTCTGGAACGCGGGCGAGGTCCGTGGGGTCAAGACCCTGTCGGGCGGCGAGACCTTCCTGGCTTCTCTGTCACTGGCCATCGCCCTGAGTGATTACCTGGCCGGCAACAAAGTGCTGGGCGCCCTGTTTCTGGATGAAGGCTTCGGCACCCTGGACCCCCAGGCCCTTGAAGCCGTGGCCGGCGCCCTGGAAAACCTGCGCACCCAGGGGCGCATGGTGGGCGTGGTCACCCACGTCGAAAGCCTCTCCGAGCGCCTTCCCAGCCGCCTGCTGGTCACCAAGAGCGTGGCGGGCAGCAGCGTGCAGAGGTTGGAAGGGTAG
- a CDS encoding PIN/TRAM domain-containing protein, with product MLAVRVTFMLLGLLLGYVVGHALAGGQPGELSTVNTLSLMLAGTLMALLLAPRAEVLLLSGTGRFLRWYNGLSPRKVAAATFGLIIALLLSVLLSSLMRSLPFYTWVWNVLVTLVLGVFFTSFAVRNAEAFGLLAFPQVRRKQGGKLLDSNVIIDGRILELARTGFLDGEVIVPGFILRELQTLADSQDPQKRTRGKRGLSVLEDLRQLRPLRVEDWDTDLPTTDDKLIRLARESGARIVTNDGNLGKIARLHGVEILSIHEAAVALRPQVQAGDHLTVTITKSGQQQGQGVGYLEDGTMVVVEDGLKLRGKPARVLVVNNVQTNVGRMIFAKVDREEGAA from the coding sequence GTGCTTGCTGTTCGGGTCACCTTTATGCTGCTGGGGCTGCTGCTGGGTTATGTCGTGGGCCACGCCCTGGCTGGGGGCCAACCCGGCGAGCTGAGTACCGTCAATACCCTGAGTCTGATGCTGGCCGGCACCTTGATGGCGCTGCTGCTGGCGCCGCGCGCCGAAGTGCTGCTCCTTTCGGGGACTGGCCGATTTCTGCGCTGGTACAACGGCCTCTCGCCGCGCAAGGTTGCGGCGGCCACCTTTGGCCTGATCATCGCCCTGCTGCTCAGCGTTCTGCTCAGCAGCCTGATGCGCAGCTTGCCGTTTTACACCTGGGTCTGGAATGTCCTGGTGACCCTGGTGCTGGGGGTCTTTTTCACGTCGTTTGCGGTGCGCAACGCCGAGGCCTTTGGGCTTCTGGCCTTTCCGCAGGTGCGGCGCAAGCAGGGCGGCAAGCTGCTGGACAGCAACGTGATTATCGACGGCCGCATTCTGGAGCTGGCCCGCACCGGCTTTCTAGACGGTGAGGTGATTGTGCCCGGCTTCATTCTTCGCGAGTTGCAGACCCTGGCCGATAGTCAAGACCCGCAGAAACGAACACGCGGCAAGCGCGGCCTGAGCGTGCTGGAAGACCTGCGCCAGTTGCGCCCCCTGCGCGTGGAAGACTGGGACACCGACCTGCCCACCACTGACGACAAGCTGATTCGCCTGGCCCGCGAATCAGGCGCGCGCATCGTGACGAACGACGGCAACCTGGGCAAGATTGCCCGCCTGCATGGCGTCGAAATCCTGTCCATCCACGAGGCGGCGGTGGCGCTGCGGCCTCAGGTGCAGGCGGGCGACCACCTGACGGTCACCATCACGAAAAGTGGCCAGCAGCAGGGCCAGGGCGTGGGCTATCTGGAAGACGGCACGATGGTCGTGGTCGAGGACGGCCTGAAGCTCCGCGGCAAGCCCGCCCGCGTGCTGGTGGTCAACAATGTGCAGACCAACGTGGGTCGCATGATTTTTGCCAAGGTGGACCGGGAAGAGGGAGCGGCGTAA
- a CDS encoding DUF456 domain-containing protein: MSLAFVVFLVAWVIGMIGTFVPVIPATAIIFLGSVAATLVDGFQLWPDLPFLLTFLAITILIGLVDNLASAWGARKYGGSKQAVWGALIGGLVGILPIIPFGLILGPLLGALIAELVVVKKLPVDALRSAWGTLVGLLAGLAAKLVLHLMIGLYELWRLWDPSKSLL, translated from the coding sequence ATGAGTCTTGCTTTCGTGGTTTTCCTGGTGGCCTGGGTCATCGGTATGATTGGCACCTTTGTTCCGGTGATTCCCGCCACGGCCATCATCTTTCTGGGGTCGGTGGCTGCGACGCTGGTTGACGGCTTTCAGCTCTGGCCAGACCTGCCCTTTTTGCTGACCTTCCTGGCGATCACCATCCTGATTGGGCTGGTGGACAACCTGGCTTCGGCGTGGGGGGCGCGCAAGTACGGCGGCAGCAAGCAGGCGGTGTGGGGCGCCCTGATCGGCGGCCTGGTGGGCATCTTGCCCATCATTCCTTTCGGCCTGATTCTGGGGCCGCTGCTGGGCGCCCTGATTGCCGAACTGGTCGTGGTCAAAAAGCTGCCCGTTGACGCTCTTCGCTCTGCCTGGGGCACGCTGGTGGGGCTATTGGCTGGTCTGGCCGCCAAGCTGGTGCTGCACCTGATGATTGGCCTGTACGAGCTGTGGCGCCTGTGGGACCCTAGTAAGAGCCTGCTGTGA